A stretch of the Streptomyces sp. NBC_01428 genome encodes the following:
- the pruA gene encoding L-glutamate gamma-semialdehyde dehydrogenase: MDAVTQVPAPVNEPVHGYAPGSPERARLEAKLKELAENPIELSMTIGGEKRLGGGERFEVVQPHNHKAVIGTGAHATAQDAQDAVDAALAAAPAWRAMAFDDRAAIILRAAELLSGPWRETLAASTMLGQSKTAQQAEIDTPCELVDFWRFNVKYARDLLAEQPPANSPGVWNRLDHRPLEGFVYAITPFNFTAIAGNLPTAPALMGNVVVWKPSPTQTHAAVLLMQLLEEAGLPKGVINLVTGDGIEVSKVALEHRDLAGIHFTGSTKTFQYLWKTVGNNIEKYRAYPRLVGETGGKDFLVAHPSADRAVLKTALTRGSFEYQGQKCSATSRAYIPASIWNSGFKEEFAAEVDYLTMGDVTDLSNFMGAVIDERAFAKNKAAIDRAKSDPTCTIVAGGSYDDSVGYFVRPTVVECSDPENEVFKTEYFGPFLAVHVYEDDAYDAMLTQMESASDYALTGSVVAGDRAAAAYTMEKLRYAAGNFYINDKSTGAVVGQQPFGGGRSSGTNDKAGAPQNLMRWTLTRAIKETLVAPTDYGYPHMG, from the coding sequence ATGGACGCTGTGACCCAGGTCCCCGCCCCCGTCAACGAGCCGGTGCACGGCTACGCCCCCGGCTCGCCCGAGCGTGCCCGGCTGGAGGCCAAGCTCAAGGAGCTGGCCGAGAACCCGATCGAGCTGTCGATGACCATCGGCGGCGAGAAGCGGCTCGGCGGCGGTGAGCGCTTCGAGGTCGTGCAGCCGCACAACCACAAGGCCGTCATCGGCACGGGCGCGCACGCCACCGCCCAGGACGCCCAGGACGCCGTCGACGCCGCCCTCGCCGCCGCGCCGGCCTGGCGCGCGATGGCCTTCGACGACCGCGCCGCGATCATCCTGCGCGCCGCCGAGCTGCTGTCCGGCCCCTGGCGCGAGACGCTGGCCGCCTCCACCATGCTCGGCCAGTCGAAGACCGCCCAGCAGGCCGAGATCGACACCCCCTGCGAGCTCGTCGACTTCTGGCGCTTCAACGTGAAGTACGCCCGCGACCTGCTGGCCGAGCAGCCCCCGGCCAACTCGCCCGGCGTCTGGAACCGCCTCGACCACCGTCCGCTGGAGGGCTTCGTCTACGCGATCACGCCCTTCAACTTCACGGCGATCGCGGGCAACCTGCCCACCGCTCCGGCGCTCATGGGCAACGTCGTCGTCTGGAAGCCGTCCCCGACGCAGACCCACGCCGCCGTGCTGCTCATGCAGCTCCTGGAGGAGGCCGGCCTGCCCAAGGGCGTCATCAACCTCGTCACCGGTGACGGCATCGAGGTCTCCAAGGTCGCCCTGGAGCACCGCGACCTCGCGGGCATCCACTTCACCGGCTCGACCAAGACCTTCCAGTACCTGTGGAAGACGGTCGGCAACAACATCGAGAAGTACCGCGCGTACCCGCGTCTCGTCGGCGAGACCGGCGGCAAGGACTTCCTCGTCGCCCACCCGTCGGCCGACCGCGCCGTGCTCAAGACCGCCCTGACCCGCGGTTCCTTCGAGTACCAGGGCCAGAAGTGCTCGGCGACGTCCCGCGCCTACATCCCGGCCTCCATCTGGAACTCCGGTTTCAAGGAGGAGTTCGCGGCCGAGGTCGACTACCTGACCATGGGCGACGTCACCGACCTGTCGAACTTCATGGGCGCGGTCATCGACGAGCGCGCGTTCGCCAAGAACAAGGCGGCCATCGACCGCGCCAAGTCCGACCCGACCTGCACGATCGTCGCGGGCGGCTCGTACGACGACTCCGTCGGCTACTTCGTGCGCCCGACCGTCGTCGAGTGCTCGGACCCGGAGAACGAGGTCTTCAAGACCGAGTACTTCGGCCCCTTCCTCGCGGTGCACGTCTACGAGGACGACGCCTACGACGCGATGCTGACCCAGATGGAGTCCGCGTCCGACTACGCGCTCACCGGCTCGGTCGTCGCGGGTGACCGCGCCGCGGCCGCGTACACGATGGAGAAGCTCCGCTACGCGGCGGGCAACTTCTACATCAACGACAAGTCGACCGGCGCCGTCGTCGGCCAGCAGCCCTTCGGCGGCGGCCGCTCCTCCGGCACCAACGACAAGGCCGGCGCCCCGCAGAACCTGATGCGCTGGACGCTGACCCGCGCCATCAAGGAGACGCTGGTCGCCCCGACCGACTACGGCTACCCGCACATGGGCTGA
- a CDS encoding branched-chain amino acid aminotransferase, translating into MTQPTIELKPSASPLSAAEREAILVNPGFGRHFTDHMVTIKWTEGRGWHDGQLVPYGPLSLDPANMTLHYAQEIFEGLKAYRQPDGSVATFRPDKNARRFQASARRLGMPELPVETFVEACDALVQQDRDWVPAHGGEESLYLRPFMIATEVGLGVKPANEYLFLVIASPAGAYFAGGVKPVSIWLSEDRVRAVPGGMGDAKTGGNYAASLLAQAEAAAKGCDQVCYLDAVEHRWIEELGGMNLYFVYGDRIVTPTLTGSILEGVTRDSLLTVARDLGYTAEEGRVSIDQWQTDAENGSLTEVFACGTAAVITPVGTVKRTGAEWKQSGGEPGTVTLKLREALLDIQRGITEDTHGWMHRLG; encoded by the coding sequence ATGACGCAGCCCACGATCGAGCTCAAGCCGTCCGCCAGCCCGCTCTCCGCCGCCGAGCGCGAGGCGATCCTGGTCAACCCGGGGTTCGGCCGCCACTTCACCGACCACATGGTGACGATCAAGTGGACGGAGGGTCGCGGCTGGCACGACGGGCAGCTCGTTCCGTACGGACCGCTCTCCCTCGACCCGGCGAACATGACCCTGCACTACGCGCAGGAGATCTTCGAGGGACTCAAGGCCTACCGCCAACCCGACGGCTCCGTCGCCACGTTCCGCCCCGACAAGAACGCCCGCCGGTTCCAGGCCTCCGCCCGCCGGCTCGGCATGCCGGAGCTGCCCGTGGAGACCTTCGTCGAGGCCTGCGACGCGCTGGTCCAGCAGGACCGCGACTGGGTGCCCGCGCACGGCGGCGAGGAGTCCCTCTACCTGCGCCCGTTCATGATCGCGACCGAGGTGGGCCTCGGGGTGAAGCCGGCCAACGAGTACCTCTTCCTCGTCATCGCCTCGCCCGCCGGCGCCTACTTCGCGGGTGGCGTGAAGCCCGTCTCGATCTGGCTCTCCGAGGACCGGGTGCGCGCCGTTCCCGGCGGTATGGGCGACGCGAAGACGGGCGGCAACTACGCCGCCTCGCTGCTCGCCCAGGCCGAGGCCGCCGCCAAGGGCTGCGACCAGGTCTGCTACCTCGACGCGGTCGAGCACCGGTGGATCGAGGAGCTCGGCGGCATGAACCTGTACTTCGTGTACGGGGACCGGATCGTCACCCCTACCCTCACCGGCTCGATCCTGGAGGGCGTCACCCGCGACTCCCTGCTGACCGTGGCCCGGGACCTCGGCTACACCGCCGAGGAGGGCCGCGTCTCGATCGACCAGTGGCAGACCGACGCCGAGAACGGCAGCCTCACCGAGGTCTTCGCCTGCGGCACCGCCGCCGTCATCACCCCGGTCGGCACGGTCAAGCGCACCGGCGCCGAGTGGAAGCAGTCGGGCGGCGAGCCCGGCACCGTCACCCTCAAGCTCCGTGAGGCCCTGCTCGACATCCAGCGCGGCATCACCGAGGACACCCACGGCTGGATGCACCGCCTGGGCTGA
- a CDS encoding purple acid phosphatase family protein translates to MTASSRVTPAGLPVPDVGIPRELVDNMSMAEQFEYLRTKLTRRRALVSASAFAGGGLLAGCAGPGGGSGTRAAGAAPNPATSRVPGSAVTPFGRHLAFGADPKTQMRISWQVPSAVRKPFVRVGVTPWALSRRIEAEVRALHTPGLAGQRGALDQYYLHAALDRLRPGTTYYYGVGHEGFDPAGTERHATIGHFRTAPARPEKFVFTAFGDQGVTPDALANDKVLLGRGPAFHLHAGDICYADGIGHGEASDIYDPGAWDLFLKQTETVARSVPWMVTTGNHDMEAWYSPNGYGGQSARWSLPENGFDAKRAPGVYSFVYGNVGIVALDANDVSYEIPANKGYSDGRQTAWLDRRLGELRGQVDFVVVFFHHCAYSTSTHASDGGVRDAWVPLFAKHQVDLVINGHNHVYERTDAIKGGTVGRRVPVGASTDPTRDGIVYVTAGGAGKSLYRFPIGVKDSYEGRVRDRESVETFHWTKSKKQKPDTVTWSRVRYTGYSFLSVEAETGPSPRLTVSALAQNGERIDHFVVRRGK, encoded by the coding sequence ATGACCGCTTCTTCCAGGGTGACTCCTGCCGGGCTTCCCGTCCCCGACGTCGGCATTCCGCGCGAGCTCGTGGACAACATGAGCATGGCGGAGCAGTTCGAGTACCTGCGGACGAAGCTCACGCGGCGCCGCGCGCTGGTGTCGGCGAGCGCGTTCGCGGGCGGCGGGCTGCTCGCCGGCTGCGCGGGGCCGGGCGGCGGGAGCGGTACGCGGGCGGCCGGCGCGGCGCCGAACCCGGCCACCAGCCGGGTGCCGGGCTCCGCCGTCACGCCGTTCGGACGCCATCTCGCCTTCGGCGCCGACCCGAAGACCCAGATGCGGATCTCCTGGCAGGTGCCGTCTGCGGTCCGCAAGCCGTTCGTCCGGGTGGGGGTGACGCCCTGGGCGCTGAGCCGGCGGATCGAGGCCGAGGTCCGCGCCCTGCACACGCCGGGTCTCGCCGGGCAGCGGGGGGCGCTCGACCAGTACTACCTGCACGCGGCCCTCGACCGGCTGCGTCCCGGGACGACGTACTACTACGGCGTCGGCCACGAGGGCTTCGACCCGGCGGGCACGGAGCGGCACGCGACGATCGGCCACTTCCGTACCGCGCCGGCGCGTCCGGAGAAGTTCGTGTTCACCGCCTTCGGCGACCAGGGCGTGACCCCCGACGCCCTCGCCAACGACAAGGTGCTGCTCGGCCGGGGCCCGGCGTTCCACCTGCACGCCGGGGACATCTGCTACGCGGACGGCATCGGCCACGGCGAGGCGTCGGACATCTACGACCCGGGCGCCTGGGACCTGTTCCTGAAGCAGACGGAGACGGTGGCCAGGTCCGTGCCGTGGATGGTGACGACCGGCAACCACGACATGGAGGCCTGGTACTCGCCGAACGGCTACGGCGGCCAGTCCGCGCGCTGGTCGCTCCCGGAGAACGGCTTCGACGCGAAGCGGGCACCGGGCGTCTACTCCTTCGTCTACGGCAACGTCGGCATCGTCGCGCTGGACGCCAACGACGTGTCGTACGAGATTCCCGCCAACAAGGGCTACTCGGACGGCCGGCAGACCGCCTGGCTCGACCGGCGGCTCGGGGAACTGCGCGGACAGGTCGACTTCGTCGTGGTGTTCTTCCACCACTGCGCGTACTCGACCTCCACGCACGCCTCCGACGGCGGGGTGCGGGACGCGTGGGTGCCGCTGTTCGCCAAGCACCAGGTGGACCTGGTGATCAACGGACACAACCACGTCTACGAGCGGACCGACGCGATCAAGGGCGGCACGGTGGGCAGGCGGGTGCCGGTGGGCGCGTCGACCGACCCGACGCGTGACGGCATCGTCTACGTCACGGCGGGCGGGGCGGGCAAGAGCCTGTACCGGTTCCCCATCGGGGTGAAGGACAGCTACGAGGGCAGGGTGAGGGACCGCGAGTCCGTGGAGACCTTCCACTGGACGAAGTCGAAGAAGCAGAAGCCGGACACCGTCACGTGGTCGCGGGTGCGGTACACCGGTTACTCCTTCCTCTCGGTGGAGGCGGAGACCGGCCCGTCACCGCGGCTCACGGTGTCGGCGCTGGCGCAGAACGGCGAACGGATCGACCACTTCGTGGTGCGGCGCGGGAAGTGA
- a CDS encoding proline dehydrogenase family protein: MLGPVILAASRSDKMRRLISAAPVTKPVVDRFIPGETVDQVVPIIKDLTAKGLELTMDVVGEDITTPEQAAAARDAYLALVDHLKELDLGTRAEMSVKLSMFGQALEGGHELALANVRPVVEAAAAIGTTVTLDAEDHTTLDSMFAIHEELRKDFPQTGCVIQAYLFRTEADARRLAESGSRVRVVKGAYKEPAEVAYQQKAETDKAYVRILKILMEGEGYPMIGSHDPRIISIAQELARKAGRKLDEYEFQMLYGIRSDEHLRLAAEGHRMRVYTAYGTDWYGYFMRRLAEKPANLLFFARSILTKG; this comes from the coding sequence GTGCTGGGTCCCGTGATTCTCGCCGCTTCGCGCAGCGACAAGATGCGCCGTCTGATCTCGGCCGCCCCGGTGACCAAGCCGGTCGTCGACCGCTTCATCCCCGGCGAGACCGTCGACCAGGTCGTCCCGATCATCAAGGACCTGACGGCCAAGGGCCTGGAACTCACCATGGACGTCGTCGGTGAGGACATCACGACGCCCGAGCAGGCCGCCGCCGCGCGCGACGCCTACCTGGCGCTCGTCGACCACCTGAAGGAGCTGGACCTCGGCACCCGCGCCGAGATGTCCGTCAAGCTCTCCATGTTCGGCCAGGCGCTGGAGGGCGGCCACGAGCTGGCCCTCGCCAACGTCCGCCCCGTCGTCGAGGCCGCCGCCGCCATCGGCACCACCGTGACGCTGGACGCCGAGGACCACACCACCCTCGACTCGATGTTCGCCATCCACGAGGAGCTGCGGAAGGACTTCCCGCAGACCGGCTGCGTGATCCAGGCCTACCTGTTCCGCACCGAGGCCGACGCCCGCCGCCTCGCCGAGAGCGGCAGCCGGGTCCGCGTGGTGAAGGGCGCCTACAAGGAGCCCGCCGAGGTCGCGTACCAGCAGAAGGCCGAGACCGACAAGGCGTACGTCCGGATCCTGAAGATCCTCATGGAGGGCGAGGGCTACCCGATGATCGGGTCCCACGACCCCCGGATCATCTCCATCGCGCAGGAGCTCGCCCGCAAGGCCGGGCGCAAGCTGGACGAGTACGAGTTCCAGATGCTGTACGGCATCCGCAGCGACGAGCACCTGCGGCTCGCCGCCGAGGGCCACCGCATGCGCGTCTACACGGCGTACGGCACCGACTGGTACGGCTACTTCATGCGGCGGCTCGCGGAGAAGCCGGCGAACCTGCTCTTCTTCGCACGCTCGATCCTCACCAAGGGCTGA
- a CDS encoding FG-GAP and VCBS repeat-containing protein: MSQYRRHRSRRSVALAATAVATVLAGGLLIALPGAASAAPSGLGDDFNGDGYRDLATGAPGAVAGGKAKTGAVVVSYGSSSGISAARHKTTSQSSSGVPGASETSDRFGTELAHGDLNRDGYGDLVVGTPQEDVSGDVDGGSVTILWGGASGLSGGTTISDPNPAGHDRFGQSLAVGDFTGDGKTDLAVGSTGKDVWIFKGGFTKSGGAAGKLRFDAQIEAGAYPLGAVQLAAGDFDDDGTDDVVVGSFAGNFVYRGGSAGPTFQTKAGEQFAGAYAVADFDRDGHDDLVVGTDFVDILNSPAKGGYATVFYGGTTGVDTARSAVFSQDTAGVPGTDESDDWFGGSLAAGDVNGDTYPDLAVGADNESVGEVDGVGNVWVLRGGPSGLTGTGAQSFNQGTAGVPGANEQSDMFGDAVHLADHDKDGRADLAVGAAGENSDDGAVWVLRGSTGGVTATGSVSFGASSVGIGTSGDDPMFGDVMSGS, translated from the coding sequence ATGTCCCAGTACCGTCGTCATCGCTCCCGGCGTTCCGTCGCCCTGGCCGCCACCGCCGTCGCGACCGTCCTGGCCGGTGGTCTGCTGATCGCCCTGCCCGGCGCCGCGAGTGCCGCCCCGTCGGGTCTGGGGGACGACTTCAACGGCGACGGCTACCGCGATCTGGCGACCGGCGCCCCGGGCGCCGTCGCGGGCGGGAAGGCCAAGACGGGCGCCGTGGTCGTCAGCTACGGCTCGTCGAGCGGGATCAGCGCCGCGCGCCACAAGACCACGTCGCAGAGCTCCTCCGGCGTGCCGGGCGCCTCGGAGACCTCCGACCGCTTCGGCACCGAACTCGCGCACGGCGACCTCAACCGCGACGGCTACGGCGATCTCGTCGTCGGCACCCCGCAGGAGGACGTCAGCGGTGACGTCGACGGCGGCTCCGTCACCATCCTGTGGGGCGGCGCGTCCGGCCTGTCGGGCGGTACGACGATCAGCGACCCGAACCCGGCGGGCCACGACCGGTTCGGCCAGTCCCTCGCGGTCGGCGACTTCACCGGCGATGGGAAGACCGATCTGGCGGTCGGCTCCACCGGCAAGGACGTCTGGATCTTCAAGGGCGGCTTCACCAAGTCCGGCGGCGCGGCCGGGAAGCTGCGCTTCGACGCGCAGATCGAGGCCGGCGCGTACCCGTTGGGCGCCGTCCAGCTCGCCGCCGGGGACTTCGACGACGACGGCACGGACGACGTGGTGGTGGGCTCCTTCGCGGGCAACTTCGTCTACCGGGGCGGATCGGCGGGACCCACGTTCCAGACCAAGGCCGGCGAGCAGTTCGCGGGCGCGTACGCCGTCGCCGACTTCGACCGTGACGGGCACGACGACCTGGTCGTCGGCACCGACTTCGTCGACATCCTGAACTCTCCCGCGAAGGGCGGTTACGCCACCGTCTTCTACGGCGGCACGACCGGCGTCGACACCGCGCGCAGCGCCGTGTTCAGCCAGGACACCGCGGGCGTGCCGGGAACGGACGAGTCCGACGACTGGTTCGGAGGCTCGCTCGCGGCGGGCGACGTCAACGGCGACACGTACCCGGACCTCGCCGTCGGCGCGGACAACGAGTCCGTCGGTGAGGTGGACGGTGTCGGCAACGTCTGGGTGCTGCGCGGCGGCCCCTCCGGCCTGACGGGGACCGGCGCCCAGTCCTTCAACCAGGGCACCGCGGGCGTCCCGGGCGCCAACGAGCAGTCGGACATGTTCGGCGACGCCGTCCACCTCGCCGACCACGACAAGGACGGCCGGGCCGACCTCGCGGTGGGTGCGGCCGGCGAGAACAGTGACGACGGCGCGGTCTGGGTCCTGCGCGGCTCCACCGGCGGCGTCACAGCCACCGGCTCGGTGAGTTTCGGCGCGTCCTCCGTCGGCATCGGGACGTCGGGCGACGACCCCATGTTCGGGGACGTCATGTCGGGCTCCTGA
- a CDS encoding GNAT family N-acetyltransferase encodes MAIRLRTAHTADLASAELRAARTLLEDAFDGDFRDEDWDHGLGGLHVLVHDERGLAAHGSVIQRRVLHAGRSLRVGYVEAVGVRADVRRTGLGGRVMAELERIIEGAHPLGALSASEDGAALYTARGWQLWPGRVCALAPDGVVRLPDEEGTTFVRPGAALGPLDPAHDLVFDWRDGDVL; translated from the coding sequence ATGGCCATCCGACTGAGGACCGCTCACACCGCGGACCTCGCCTCCGCCGAACTCCGCGCCGCGCGCACCCTCCTGGAGGACGCCTTCGACGGCGACTTCCGCGACGAGGACTGGGACCACGGACTCGGCGGCCTGCACGTCCTCGTGCACGACGAACGGGGCCTCGCCGCGCACGGCTCGGTGATCCAGCGGCGCGTCCTGCACGCCGGACGGTCGCTGCGCGTCGGCTACGTGGAGGCGGTGGGCGTCCGCGCGGACGTGCGCCGCACGGGGCTCGGCGGTCGCGTGATGGCCGAACTGGAACGGATCATCGAGGGCGCCCACCCGCTCGGCGCGCTCTCCGCCAGCGAGGACGGCGCCGCCCTGTACACGGCACGCGGCTGGCAGCTCTGGCCCGGACGGGTCTGCGCCCTCGCCCCGGACGGTGTCGTCCGCCTCCCCGACGAGGAGGGCACCACCTTCGTCCGTCCCGGCGCCGCCCTCGGCCCCCTCGACCCGGCACACGACCTGGTCTTCGACTGGCGCGACGGCGACGTGCTCTGA
- the ureA gene encoding urease subunit gamma: MRLTPTERDRLLLFSAAELARARRARGLRLNVPEATALIADTVCETARDGGRLAEAIEAARSVLGPDDVLPGVADVVTEVHVEAVFDDGSRLAVVSDPIGGGLGDQAPGALLPAPAHTEPPAVLRLTVTNTATVPVSVTSHFHFFEANPRLDFDRAATYGMRLAVPAGSSVRFGPGESAEVGFVPIGGERIAIGFAGLVDGPLDAPGAKQEALRRAAACGYLGVPDTRDKEAGR, translated from the coding sequence GTGAGACTGACCCCCACGGAACGTGACCGGCTGCTGCTCTTCTCGGCCGCCGAGCTGGCCCGCGCCCGCAGGGCCCGCGGACTGCGGCTCAACGTGCCGGAGGCCACCGCCCTGATCGCGGACACCGTCTGCGAGACCGCCCGCGACGGCGGCCGGCTGGCCGAGGCGATCGAGGCGGCCCGGTCCGTCCTCGGCCCCGACGACGTGCTGCCCGGCGTCGCGGACGTGGTCACCGAGGTGCACGTCGAGGCCGTCTTCGACGACGGCTCCCGGCTCGCGGTCGTCTCCGACCCCATCGGCGGCGGCCTCGGCGACCAGGCCCCCGGCGCGCTGCTGCCGGCGCCCGCGCACACCGAGCCCCCCGCGGTCCTGCGGCTGACGGTCACCAACACCGCCACCGTGCCCGTCTCCGTCACCTCCCACTTCCACTTCTTCGAGGCCAACCCGCGGCTCGACTTCGACCGGGCGGCCACCTACGGCATGCGGCTCGCGGTGCCCGCCGGATCCTCCGTCCGCTTCGGCCCCGGCGAGAGCGCCGAGGTCGGTTTCGTGCCGATCGGCGGCGAGCGGATCGCCATCGGCTTCGCCGGTCTCGTCGACGGGCCCCTGGACGCGCCCGGAGCGAAGCAGGAAGCCCTGCGCCGGGCCGCCGCCTGCGGCTACCTCGGCGTACCGGACACCCGTGACAAGGAGGCCGGCCGATGA
- a CDS encoding 3-isopropylmalate dehydrogenase produces the protein MSRSIDLAVIPGDGIGQEVVAQGLKVLSAVLPSDVKLETRDFDFGARRYHATGETLTDADLDALKQHDAILLGAIGDPSVPSGVLERGFLLKLRFAFDHHVNLRPSKLLPGVETPLAGQPAIDFVVVREGTEGPYTGNGGTIRKGTPHEVATEVSVNTAFGVERVVRDAFARAQARPRKKLTLVHKNNVLTFAGHLWTNIFNQVATEFPEVTTDYIHVDAATIYLVTQPERFDVIVTDNLFGDIITDLAAAVSGGIGVAASGNINPSGEFPSMFEPVHGSAPDIAGQGKADPSATVLSVALLLRHLGYEAEAARIEDAVSADLAERVGKPARSTEEIGDALAVRVAG, from the coding sequence ATGTCTCGCAGCATCGATCTCGCAGTGATCCCCGGTGACGGCATCGGCCAGGAAGTCGTGGCCCAGGGGCTCAAAGTCCTCTCCGCCGTCCTTCCGTCGGACGTGAAGCTGGAGACCAGGGATTTCGACTTCGGCGCCCGGCGTTACCACGCCACCGGTGAGACCCTCACCGACGCCGACCTCGACGCGCTGAAGCAGCACGACGCCATCCTCCTCGGCGCGATCGGCGACCCCTCGGTCCCGTCCGGCGTCCTGGAGCGCGGTTTCCTGCTCAAGCTCCGCTTCGCCTTCGACCACCACGTCAACCTGCGTCCGTCGAAGCTCCTTCCGGGTGTCGAGACCCCGCTCGCCGGTCAGCCCGCGATCGACTTCGTCGTGGTCCGCGAGGGCACCGAGGGCCCGTACACGGGCAACGGCGGCACCATCCGCAAGGGCACCCCGCACGAGGTCGCCACCGAGGTCTCCGTGAACACGGCGTTCGGTGTCGAGCGCGTCGTCCGTGACGCCTTCGCCCGCGCCCAGGCCCGCCCCCGCAAGAAGCTGACGCTGGTCCACAAGAACAACGTGCTGACCTTCGCGGGCCACCTCTGGACGAACATCTTCAACCAGGTGGCCACCGAGTTCCCCGAGGTCACCACCGACTACATCCACGTCGACGCGGCGACGATCTACCTCGTCACCCAGCCCGAGCGCTTCGACGTCATCGTCACCGACAACCTTTTCGGCGACATCATCACCGACCTCGCCGCGGCCGTCTCCGGCGGCATCGGCGTCGCCGCCTCCGGCAACATCAACCCGAGCGGCGAGTTCCCCTCGATGTTCGAGCCCGTGCACGGCTCGGCGCCCGACATCGCGGGCCAGGGCAAGGCCGACCCCAGCGCCACCGTCCTGTCCGTCGCCCTCCTGCTGCGCCACCTCGGTTACGAGGCCGAGGCCGCCCGCATCGAGGACGCCGTCTCCGCCGACCTCGCCGAGCGCGTCGGCAAGCCCGCCCGCAGCACCGAGGAAATCGGCGACGCGCTGGCCGTACGAGTAGCCGGCTGA
- a CDS encoding cytosine permease, which produces MPIEQRGVDTIPDEERTSGPRDLMSILLGSNLCLGVIIFGWLPPSFGLGWWSSVSAIVAGTVVGTALTAPLALVSLRTGTNLSTSSGAQFGVRGRLVGSVVGLLLALGYTALTVWIGGDVMVSVLGRLFGLEPSGTAYAVVYVVLAAATVAGAVYGYRVLLTMSRALAIGMTALLAVGVIAYAPHFSTAAIPETGGYLLGSFWPTWLLAAVAAGLSGPIAFITLLGDYTRYISPARHTSRTVLHSTWLGLIAGLLVPQLFGTFTAYAAHAALDYAGPLVSAAPGWYLVPLLLAASAGSVGNAGLMLYSMGLDLDAILPRASRARATCSVAVVAMLCVFVGHYAWNAQSAMTSFVLLLTAIGTPWAVITLIGFVRCRGVYDPDALQVFNRRSKGGVYWYRAGWNVQATVAWAIGACAGLLAVSLPSYEGPLLKLTGGVDCSFLLSGLVGGLLYYALTARQVVSPAPVVEELAPAESGL; this is translated from the coding sequence ATGCCGATTGAACAGCGCGGAGTCGACACGATCCCCGACGAGGAACGCACCAGCGGTCCGCGCGACCTCATGTCGATCCTGCTCGGCTCCAACCTCTGTCTCGGCGTGATCATCTTCGGTTGGCTGCCGCCCTCCTTCGGGCTCGGCTGGTGGTCCTCGGTCAGCGCGATCGTGGCAGGCACCGTGGTCGGCACGGCGCTCACCGCGCCGCTCGCCCTGGTCTCGCTGCGGACCGGAACGAACCTGTCCACCTCCTCCGGCGCCCAGTTCGGCGTGCGCGGACGGCTCGTCGGCTCGGTCGTCGGTCTCCTGCTGGCCCTCGGCTACACCGCGCTGACCGTGTGGATCGGCGGCGACGTGATGGTGAGCGTCCTCGGCCGGCTCTTCGGCCTGGAGCCCAGCGGCACCGCGTACGCCGTCGTGTACGTCGTGCTCGCCGCGGCCACCGTCGCGGGCGCGGTCTACGGCTACCGCGTCCTGCTCACCATGTCCCGCGCCCTCGCGATCGGCATGACCGCCCTGCTGGCGGTCGGCGTGATCGCGTACGCCCCGCACTTCTCCACCGCGGCCATCCCGGAGACCGGCGGCTACCTGCTCGGCTCGTTCTGGCCCACCTGGCTGCTGGCGGCGGTGGCGGCCGGCCTGTCGGGCCCGATCGCGTTCATCACCCTGCTCGGCGACTACACCCGCTACATCTCCCCCGCGCGCCACACCTCGCGCACCGTCCTGCACTCCACCTGGCTCGGTCTGATCGCGGGCCTGCTGGTCCCCCAGCTCTTCGGCACCTTCACGGCGTACGCGGCCCACGCGGCCCTCGACTACGCGGGTCCGCTGGTGTCCGCGGCCCCCGGCTGGTACCTGGTCCCGCTGCTGCTGGCGGCCTCCGCCGGCTCGGTCGGCAACGCCGGGCTGATGCTCTACTCGATGGGCCTCGACCTGGACGCGATCCTGCCGCGCGCCTCCCGGGCGCGGGCCACCTGCTCGGTCGCCGTCGTCGCCATGCTCTGCGTCTTCGTCGGCCACTACGCCTGGAACGCGCAGTCCGCGATGACGTCGTTCGTCCTGCTGCTGACCGCGATCGGCACCCCGTGGGCGGTCATCACGCTGATCGGCTTCGTGCGCTGCCGGGGTGTCTACGACCCGGACGCCCTCCAGGTCTTCAACCGGCGCTCGAAGGGCGGCGTCTACTGGTACCGGGCCGGCTGGAACGTCCAGGCCACCGTGGCCTGGGCGATCGGTGCGTGCGCCGGGCTGCTCGCGGTCTCACTGCCCTCGTACGAGGGTCCGCTGCTGAAGCTGACCGGCGGGGTGGACTGCAGCTTCCTGCTGTCGGGGCTGGTGGGCGGGCTGCTCTACTACGCGCTCACCGCACGGCAGGTGGTGTCCCCGGCCCCGGTGGTGGAGGAACTCGCGCCCGCGGAGAGCGGGCTCTAG